The following are encoded together in the Bacillus cereus group sp. RP43 genome:
- a CDS encoding NFACT RNA binding domain-containing protein yields MAFDGLFTRAITHEIANSLQTGRISKIYQPSKYEVLLHIRANGKNQKLILSSHPTYARMHLTNQNYDSPALPPMFCMLLRKHLEGGFIEKIEQIDLERIIQITVRSRNEIGDESVKTLVIEIMGRHSNIILLDTKTNVILDSLKHISLAVNRHRTVYAGAEYVAPPAQHKVNPLLIETEDDFIKPLDFLSGNMDKQLVGAFMGISPLFAKEVVKKAGMANEKALSEAFFSLQKPLLTHQYVPAMITANGKEFFYLFPLSHLQGNEKTFSSVSELLDRFFFGKAERDRVKQQAHDLERFMQNEKTKNEKKLIKLEKTLQDAGKADKYQLFGELLTANMYALKKGDKEIEVVNYYDENGGTVKITLNPLKTPSENAQRYFQKYQKAKNSVAIVEEQIVKTNEEILYFDSLLQQMEAASSKDIEEIREELAEEGYVRNRKKKNAKKKPTKPVLDKYLASDGTEIFVGKNNKQNDYLTTKFSRRDEIWLHTKDIPGSHVVIRSLEPTEETLHEAAKIAAYYSKAKDSSSVPVDFTKVRNVKKPSGAKLGFVTYDNQQTLYVTPDADTVMKLKA; encoded by the coding sequence ATGGCATTCGATGGATTATTTACAAGAGCAATTACACATGAAATTGCAAATTCTCTTCAAACAGGAAGAATTTCAAAAATATATCAACCCTCAAAATATGAAGTTTTATTACATATTCGAGCAAACGGAAAAAATCAAAAGCTAATTCTTTCATCTCACCCTACATATGCGCGTATGCACTTAACAAATCAAAACTACGATTCACCAGCGCTACCGCCAATGTTTTGTATGCTTCTTCGCAAACATTTAGAAGGTGGATTTATTGAAAAAATTGAACAAATTGACTTAGAACGTATTATTCAAATTACAGTCCGCAGTCGCAATGAAATCGGTGACGAATCAGTAAAAACATTAGTAATCGAAATAATGGGACGACACAGTAATATTATCTTATTAGATACGAAAACAAATGTTATTTTAGATAGCTTAAAACACATTTCTTTAGCGGTAAACCGACATCGTACTGTATATGCTGGAGCTGAATATGTTGCTCCACCAGCACAACATAAAGTTAATCCGCTTCTTATCGAAACAGAAGATGATTTTATTAAACCGCTAGACTTTTTATCTGGCAACATGGACAAACAACTTGTCGGAGCATTCATGGGAATTTCCCCATTATTTGCAAAAGAAGTTGTAAAAAAAGCAGGTATGGCAAATGAAAAAGCATTATCTGAAGCTTTCTTCAGCTTGCAAAAACCATTGCTAACACATCAGTACGTGCCAGCAATGATAACAGCAAATGGAAAAGAGTTCTTTTACCTATTCCCTCTTTCTCACTTACAAGGAAATGAAAAAACATTTTCATCTGTTAGTGAATTATTAGATCGTTTCTTCTTTGGTAAAGCAGAGCGCGATCGTGTAAAACAACAAGCTCACGATTTAGAACGCTTTATGCAAAATGAAAAAACAAAAAACGAAAAGAAGCTAATTAAACTAGAAAAAACATTACAAGATGCCGGAAAAGCAGATAAATATCAACTATTTGGAGAGCTACTTACAGCCAATATGTACGCTTTGAAAAAAGGTGATAAAGAGATAGAAGTCGTTAACTATTACGACGAAAATGGTGGGACTGTAAAAATCACATTAAATCCTTTAAAAACACCATCTGAAAATGCACAACGCTATTTCCAAAAGTACCAAAAAGCGAAAAATTCAGTTGCTATTGTAGAAGAACAAATCGTAAAAACAAATGAAGAAATTCTTTATTTCGATAGCTTACTTCAACAAATGGAGGCTGCTTCTTCAAAAGATATTGAAGAGATTCGTGAAGAGTTAGCCGAAGAAGGTTATGTACGCAATCGTAAGAAGAAAAACGCAAAGAAAAAACCGACAAAACCAGTATTGGACAAATATTTAGCTAGTGATGGTACAGAAATTTTCGTCGGTAAAAACAATAAGCAAAATGATTATTTAACAACGAAATTCTCCCGTCGTGATGAAATTTGGTTACATACGAAAGACATACCTGGGTCCCACGTTGTCATTCGTTCTCTTGAACCTACGGAAGAGACTTTACACGAGGCCGCTAAAATCGCTGCTTATTACAGTAAAGCAAAAGATTCTAGCTCTGTTCCTGTAGATTTCACAAAGGTACGCAATGTCAAAAAACCGAGCGGTGCAAAACTTGGATTTGTTACATATGACAATCAGCAAACATTATATGTAACACCAGATGCTGATACAGTAATGAAATTAAAAGCGTAA
- a CDS encoding calcium-translocating P-type ATPase, SERCA-type — MNWYEMRAHEVEERTNTNVEVGLTEQEAEGRLKKFGTNELQEAKRPAALMVFLAQFKDFMVLVLFGATIISAFLGEYIDSIAIVAIVIINGVLGFFQERKAEKSLEALKELAAPQVTVLRNGKWIKAPSKALVLGDIIKFSSGDRIGADVRLVESSSLYIEESALTGESLPVQKKVEALQGQDVSIGDQKNMAFMGTMITRGAGTGVVVATGMNTAMGQIANMLQNAEQMETPLQRRLEQLGKILIIVALILTALVVLAGVYQGNEVYHMFLAGVSLAVAAIPEGLPAIVTVALSLGVQRMIKKRAIVRKLPAVETLGCASVICSDKTGTMTQNKMMVTHMWSGGELWKVTGQGYEPAGSFMKGEEVIDPTKTKSLYQLLTFGCLCNNANVIQKKKTYVLDGDPTEGALVAAAMKAGISREALKGKFEVIREFPFDSTRKMMSVIVRDREGKKFVITKGAPDVLLQMSQTILWGNKQQPLSEMYRKEVQAAIHSLGSQALRTIAVAFKPLKATDSIEHEREVEQDFMLVGIQGMIDPPRLEVAQAVKECKEAGIRTVMITGDHKVTAMAIAEQLGVLPAGGRVVEGVELANMDVEALEDIVEDTYVFARVSPEHKLKIVKALQNKGHIVAMTGDGVNDAPAIKTADIGIAMGITGTDVAKEASSLVLLDDNFATIKSAIKEGRNIYENIRKFIRYLLASNVGEILVMLFAMLLALPLPMVPIQILWVNLVTDGLPAMALGLDKAEGDVMKRTPRHPKEGVFARGLAWKIISRGFLIGAVTLVAFIIAFNQHPNELKYAQTVAFATLVLAQLIHVFDCRSEHSIFHRNPFGNIYLVGAVIISLLLMLVVIYYPPLQPIFSTMPIQARDWLLIGGLSSIPTFLLVGSLLTRKKEKKKKPLLYKKGLNLK, encoded by the coding sequence ATGAATTGGTATGAAATGCGAGCACATGAAGTGGAGGAAAGAACGAATACGAATGTGGAGGTAGGTCTTACAGAACAAGAAGCAGAGGGCCGATTAAAGAAATTTGGTACAAATGAATTGCAAGAAGCAAAGCGGCCTGCTGCGCTTATGGTGTTTTTAGCGCAATTTAAAGACTTTATGGTACTTGTTTTATTTGGTGCTACAATTATTTCAGCTTTTTTAGGAGAGTATATTGATTCGATTGCAATTGTTGCAATTGTTATTATCAATGGTGTCCTCGGTTTCTTTCAAGAGAGGAAAGCTGAAAAATCGTTGGAAGCTTTAAAAGAATTGGCAGCCCCTCAAGTTACTGTACTAAGAAATGGGAAGTGGATAAAAGCGCCGTCAAAAGCGCTTGTACTAGGTGATATCATTAAGTTTTCTAGTGGTGACCGTATTGGCGCGGATGTTCGCCTTGTGGAATCTTCAAGTTTATATATTGAAGAATCGGCTCTTACAGGAGAGTCATTGCCTGTACAAAAGAAGGTAGAGGCGTTACAAGGCCAAGATGTTTCAATTGGTGATCAAAAAAATATGGCATTTATGGGAACGATGATAACGAGAGGTGCTGGAACAGGGGTAGTCGTAGCGACTGGAATGAATACAGCTATGGGGCAAATTGCAAATATGTTGCAAAATGCTGAGCAAATGGAAACGCCATTACAAAGAAGATTAGAACAGCTTGGGAAAATTTTAATTATTGTTGCTCTTATTTTGACGGCTCTTGTTGTATTAGCTGGTGTATATCAAGGGAATGAAGTGTATCACATGTTTTTGGCTGGGGTTTCGCTTGCTGTTGCGGCTATTCCAGAAGGATTGCCAGCTATCGTTACGGTTGCGCTATCACTTGGCGTACAGCGTATGATTAAAAAGAGGGCAATTGTGCGAAAATTGCCAGCTGTAGAAACGTTAGGTTGTGCTTCTGTTATTTGCTCAGATAAAACAGGAACAATGACACAAAATAAGATGATGGTAACACATATGTGGTCAGGCGGAGAATTGTGGAAAGTAACAGGTCAAGGCTATGAGCCGGCAGGTTCGTTTATGAAAGGTGAAGAGGTAATTGACCCTACTAAGACGAAATCACTGTATCAACTACTTACATTTGGCTGTTTATGTAATAATGCGAACGTTATTCAAAAGAAAAAGACGTATGTGTTAGATGGAGATCCAACAGAGGGAGCTCTCGTTGCTGCTGCAATGAAGGCGGGAATATCACGTGAAGCTCTTAAAGGAAAGTTTGAAGTCATTCGTGAATTTCCTTTTGATTCAACTAGAAAAATGATGAGCGTTATTGTTCGTGATCGTGAAGGTAAAAAATTTGTTATTACAAAAGGAGCACCAGATGTTCTTTTGCAAATGAGTCAAACAATTTTGTGGGGAAATAAGCAGCAGCCTTTAAGTGAAATGTATCGAAAAGAAGTGCAGGCAGCGATTCATAGCTTAGGAAGTCAAGCTTTACGAACGATTGCGGTGGCATTTAAACCGTTAAAAGCTACAGATTCAATTGAACATGAAAGAGAAGTCGAGCAGGATTTTATGCTTGTTGGAATACAAGGAATGATAGATCCGCCAAGACTAGAAGTGGCGCAAGCGGTGAAAGAGTGCAAGGAAGCTGGTATTAGAACGGTAATGATTACGGGAGATCATAAAGTGACAGCAATGGCAATTGCGGAACAGTTAGGGGTTTTACCGGCGGGTGGACGCGTTGTTGAAGGTGTAGAACTTGCGAATATGGATGTAGAGGCATTAGAAGATATTGTAGAAGATACGTATGTATTCGCTCGTGTGTCTCCTGAGCATAAATTGAAAATCGTTAAGGCGCTGCAAAATAAGGGGCATATAGTAGCTATGACAGGTGATGGAGTGAACGATGCCCCGGCCATTAAAACAGCTGATATAGGGATTGCAATGGGAATTACAGGGACAGATGTTGCAAAAGAAGCTTCTTCACTTGTGTTGTTAGATGATAACTTTGCTACGATTAAATCGGCGATTAAAGAAGGTAGAAACATATATGAAAATATTCGGAAGTTTATTCGGTACTTGTTAGCATCTAACGTTGGTGAAATTTTAGTTATGTTATTTGCGATGTTACTTGCACTGCCATTGCCGATGGTTCCAATTCAAATTTTATGGGTGAACTTAGTTACTGACGGTTTACCAGCGATGGCATTAGGTTTGGATAAGGCTGAAGGTGATGTGATGAAGAGAACACCACGCCATCCGAAAGAAGGGGTGTTCGCTAGAGGGCTTGCGTGGAAAATTATAAGTCGTGGTTTTCTAATCGGAGCAGTGACATTAGTAGCGTTTATTATTGCATTTAACCAGCACCCGAATGAATTAAAGTATGCACAAACGGTAGCCTTCGCAACATTAGTACTGGCTCAGCTTATTCATGTATTTGATTGTCGTAGTGAACATTCTATATTTCACCGCAACCCGTTTGGAAATATATATTTAGTAGGGGCGGTTATTATTTCTTTACTGTTAATGCTTGTAGTTATATATTATCCACCATTACAGCCGATTTTTAGCACAATGCCGATACAAGCGCGAGATTGGTTGTTAATTGGGGGATTATCATCTATTCCGACCTTCTTATTAGTAGGATCTTTATTAACAAGAAAAAAGGAGAAAAAGAAAAAGCCACTGTTATATAAGAAGGGATTAAACTTGAAATAG
- a CDS encoding YicC/YloC family endoribonuclease, producing MICSMTGFGRSKVENDIFQITVEMKSVNHRFLEMSIRLPKQMMVFEDKIRKIIAKQVRRGRIEVSISITGEGLVERKLSVNWELLKQYQSIMEDIKGKFQLQDSITLGQLMGMPEVTAIEEIENVNEQFENSLYEAVRQAAHMLKTMRDGEGERLHKDIAYRLQEIHNCVNAIIPHAPIVTQKYRERLENRLKELHNQDLDEQRLLTEVAMFAERCDIHEELVRLQSHLDQFRETLQIEEPVGRKMDFIVQEMHREINTIGSKANDLTISKYVVEMKNNLEKIREQVQNIE from the coding sequence ATGATTTGTAGTATGACAGGATTTGGAAGATCGAAAGTAGAAAACGATATTTTTCAAATAACAGTAGAAATGAAGTCGGTGAACCATCGTTTTTTAGAAATGAGTATTCGGCTTCCGAAGCAAATGATGGTGTTTGAAGACAAGATTCGTAAAATAATTGCAAAGCAAGTTCGCCGTGGACGTATTGAAGTGTCTATTAGTATAACAGGTGAAGGGCTTGTTGAAAGAAAATTAAGTGTGAATTGGGAGCTTCTCAAGCAGTACCAATCCATTATGGAAGATATAAAAGGGAAATTTCAATTACAAGATTCTATTACACTCGGGCAACTAATGGGAATGCCAGAAGTAACGGCAATTGAAGAAATAGAAAATGTAAATGAACAATTTGAAAACAGTTTATATGAGGCTGTTCGCCAAGCTGCTCATATGTTAAAAACGATGAGAGATGGCGAAGGAGAACGATTACATAAAGATATAGCGTATCGTTTGCAAGAGATTCACAATTGTGTAAATGCAATTATTCCACATGCACCAATTGTTACACAAAAATATCGTGAACGATTAGAAAATCGCTTAAAAGAATTACATAATCAAGATTTAGATGAACAAAGATTGCTAACAGAAGTCGCAATGTTTGCAGAGCGTTGTGATATTCATGAGGAGTTAGTTCGTTTACAAAGTCATTTAGATCAATTTCGTGAAACACTGCAGATTGAAGAGCCTGTTGGAAGGAAAATGGACTTCATCGTGCAAGAGATGCATAGAGAAATTAATACGATTGGTTCTAAGGCAAATGACTTAACAATTTCAAAATATGTTGTAGAAATGAAAAATAACCTTGAAAAAATTCGTGAACAAGTACAAAATATTGAGTAG
- the remA gene encoding extracellular matrix/biofilm regulator RemA — translation MAMRFLNIGYGNIVSAHRIIAIVSPESAPIKRTVQEAREHNALLDATYGRKTRAVIVMDDGHVVLSPIQPETIAHRLNNKEDLSEEG, via the coding sequence ATGGCCATGCGGTTTTTAAATATTGGATACGGAAATATTGTATCTGCTCATCGAATTATTGCTATTGTAAGTCCGGAGTCAGCTCCTATTAAACGAACAGTACAGGAAGCACGTGAACATAATGCTTTGCTTGATGCTACGTATGGGAGAAAAACAAGGGCGGTTATTGTTATGGATGATGGGCATGTAGTATTAAGTCCAATTCAGCCAGAGACGATTGCACATCGTTTGAATAATAAAGAAGATTTAAGTGAGGAAGGGTAG
- the gmk gene encoding guanylate kinase — protein sequence MRSRRGLLIVLSGPSGVGKGTVRKELFSHEDTRFQYSISVTTRKPREGEVDGVDYFFKEREEFEEMIRNERLLEWAEFVGNYYGTPIDYVEKTLQEGKDVFLEIEVQGAIQVKKAFPEGVFIFLAPPSLSELKNRIVGRGTETEDVIENRLTVAKEEIEMMDAYDYVVENDQVELACDRIKAIVVGEHCRRERVAKYYKEMTEGL from the coding sequence ATGAGAAGTAGAAGAGGATTGCTCATCGTTCTTTCGGGACCTTCTGGTGTCGGGAAAGGAACGGTTCGAAAAGAGCTGTTTAGCCATGAAGACACACGTTTTCAGTACTCTATTTCAGTAACGACACGTAAACCGCGTGAAGGTGAAGTAGATGGTGTGGATTATTTCTTTAAAGAGAGAGAAGAATTTGAAGAAATGATTCGTAATGAAAGGTTACTTGAATGGGCTGAGTTCGTTGGTAACTATTACGGAACACCGATTGATTATGTTGAAAAAACGTTACAAGAAGGAAAAGATGTGTTCTTAGAAATTGAAGTGCAAGGAGCAATTCAAGTTAAGAAAGCCTTCCCTGAAGGTGTATTTATTTTCTTAGCACCTCCAAGTTTATCTGAACTAAAGAACCGAATTGTCGGCCGTGGTACAGAAACTGAAGATGTTATTGAAAATCGTTTAACTGTAGCGAAAGAAGAAATCGAAATGATGGACGCTTATGACTATGTTGTAGAAAACGATCAAGTTGAATTAGCTTGCGACCGAATTAAAGCAATTGTGGTTGGTGAACATTGCCGCCGCGAAAGAGTGGCAAAATACTATAAAGAAATGACGGAGGGTCTATAA
- the rpoZ gene encoding DNA-directed RNA polymerase subunit omega — protein MLNPSIDSLLTKIDSKYTLVTVAAKRAREMQIADNCVIEKPVSHKCVGKSLEEIDAEVLKYVPSDDKIID, from the coding sequence ATGTTAAATCCATCAATTGACTCATTATTAACAAAAATCGATTCTAAATATACACTTGTAACAGTAGCTGCAAAGCGTGCACGCGAAATGCAAATTGCTGACAATTGTGTTATTGAAAAGCCTGTTTCTCATAAATGTGTGGGTAAATCATTAGAAGAAATCGATGCAGAAGTATTAAAATATGTACCAAGCGATGACAAAATAATTGATTAA